The following proteins are encoded in a genomic region of Galbibacter sp. BG1:
- a CDS encoding YihY/virulence factor BrkB family protein, giving the protein MSVEIEEKLAKIPVVNYFVKILKTIKLPGFEGLSAYDLAEMYFVGIVKGALTYRASAISFSFFMALFPFLLFVLNLIPYVPMEGFQQDFIHFIESLLPPQTANFFDSIIEDIVSKQRGGLLSSVFFLSIFLMANGINAIFGGFETSYHVEITRNIVKQYFVAVAVALMMSFIFLLSVIGFIFYEIYIVQYLSEWAAKTNGMDIETGDIIGVQIGRFLFFVILSFLTTAILYYFGTTEGKETRFFSPGALLTTILIIITTYLFGIYIENFSQYNEIYGSIGALLILMLYIWINSNILLLGFELNASLRSLRRNF; this is encoded by the coding sequence ATGTCTGTAGAGATCGAAGAGAAGCTGGCAAAAATACCGGTGGTAAATTATTTTGTCAAAATTTTAAAAACCATAAAATTGCCGGGTTTTGAAGGGCTTTCGGCATACGATCTCGCAGAAATGTATTTTGTTGGCATTGTTAAAGGGGCACTTACCTATCGTGCCAGTGCCATTTCTTTTAGTTTTTTTATGGCCTTATTCCCTTTTTTGCTGTTTGTGCTAAACTTAATTCCGTACGTGCCCATGGAGGGGTTTCAACAGGATTTTATTCATTTTATTGAAAGTCTACTCCCACCCCAAACCGCCAATTTTTTCGATTCCATTATAGAAGATATTGTAAGCAAACAGCGGGGTGGATTACTGTCTTCTGTATTCTTTCTTTCCATTTTTTTAATGGCTAACGGTATCAACGCCATTTTTGGTGGTTTTGAAACCTCATACCATGTGGAGATTACCCGCAACATTGTAAAACAATATTTTGTAGCGGTTGCCGTAGCACTTATGATGTCTTTTATCTTTTTACTAAGTGTAATAGGTTTTATTTTTTATGAAATTTACATCGTTCAGTACCTAAGCGAGTGGGCCGCCAAAACAAATGGCATGGATATTGAGACAGGGGATATTATAGGAGTGCAAATAGGCAGGTTTCTGTTTTTTGTAATTTTATCGTTCTTAACGACCGCTATTCTGTATTATTTTGGCACAACGGAAGGAAAAGAAACCCGTTTCTTTTCACCTGGAGCTTTGTTAACAACTATTTTAATTATAATAACAACCTATTTATTTGGAATTTATATCGAGAATTTCTCTCAGTACAATGAAATTTATGGTTCCATTGGAGCATTGTTAATTTTAATGCTATATATTTGGATTAACTCCAATATTTTATTGCTGGGGTTCGAGTTAAACGCTTCTTTGAGAAGTTTAAGACGAAATTTTTAA
- a CDS encoding YdeI/OmpD-associated family protein, whose product MNPKVDFFFEKDSQWKKEYALLRKILLDCGLDEALKWGHPCYTFKGRNIVLIHGFKEYCALLFHKGVLLKDVNNILVQQTENVQSARQIRFTSLEEIVDQEKIIKQYVYEAVEVEKAGIKVPLKKTSEYEIPEELQQKMESDPDFKEAFKSLTPGRQRGYFLYFSQAKQSKTREARIEKCIPKIYEGKGWNER is encoded by the coding sequence ATGAACCCCAAAGTTGATTTTTTCTTCGAAAAAGATTCTCAATGGAAAAAGGAATATGCCCTGCTGAGAAAGATCCTATTGGATTGTGGTTTGGACGAAGCTTTAAAATGGGGACATCCCTGCTATACTTTTAAAGGAAGGAATATTGTTTTAATACATGGCTTTAAAGAATATTGCGCGTTGCTGTTCCATAAAGGGGTTCTTTTAAAGGACGTAAACAACATATTGGTACAACAAACTGAAAATGTACAGTCCGCCCGACAAATTCGTTTTACTTCCTTAGAAGAAATAGTAGACCAAGAAAAAATTATAAAACAATATGTTTACGAAGCGGTGGAAGTAGAAAAAGCAGGCATAAAAGTCCCTTTGAAAAAGACTTCGGAGTATGAAATACCAGAAGAACTTCAGCAAAAAATGGAATCCGATCCAGATTTCAAAGAGGCCTTTAAATCCTTAACCCCGGGCAGACAGCGTGGTTATTTTCTTTATTTTTCTCAAGCTAAGCAGTCCAAAACTCGGGAAGCCCGTATTGAAAAATGTATTCCAAAAATCTATGAGGGTAAAGGTTGGAATGAACGCTAA
- the rlmH gene encoding 23S rRNA (pseudouridine(1915)-N(3))-methyltransferase RlmH — MNIKLLAVGKTDDKNLIDLVDNYTKRLGFYVNFDFDIIPDIKNVKNLSEAQQKEKEGELILKKLSPTDVLVLLDENGKQFSSEVFAEYLQKHMNSGAKQLVFVIGGPYGFSEAIYKKALGKISLSKMTFSHQMIRLFFVEQLYRGFTILRNEPYHHR, encoded by the coding sequence ATGAACATTAAGCTCTTAGCGGTTGGAAAAACCGATGATAAAAATTTGATTGATTTAGTAGACAACTATACTAAGCGTTTAGGCTTTTATGTAAATTTTGATTTTGATATTATTCCCGACATAAAAAATGTCAAAAACCTTTCGGAAGCCCAACAAAAGGAAAAAGAAGGCGAACTGATTTTAAAAAAACTAAGCCCTACTGATGTACTGGTTCTTTTAGATGAAAACGGAAAACAATTTTCTTCGGAAGTTTTTGCCGAATATCTTCAAAAACACATGAACAGTGGCGCAAAACAGTTGGTTTTTGTTATTGGCGGACCATATGGTTTTTCGGAAGCTATATATAAAAAAGCCCTAGGAAAGATTTCACTTTCTAAAATGACATTCTCACACCAGATGATACGTTTATTTTTTGTGGAGCAACTCTACCGGGGATTTACCATTCTTAGAAATGAACCATATCACCATCGATGA
- a CDS encoding fasciclin domain-containing protein, which yields MKIRNLFIACAAGAFILASCADGNKKEKETEKATEDSVAAMSKTDEYAKTERMEEEMDQKATIVGVAASNDNFSTLVTAVKAADLVETLSSEGPFTVFAPTNDAFKKLPKGTVEGLLAPNKKSDLANILTYHVVSGKVDAKTLTEAIKSNNGSYSVETVQGEKLTAMVKDGKVVLKDAKGNMSTVVQVDVMASNGVIHAIDAVVMP from the coding sequence ATGAAAATCAGAAATTTATTTATTGCATGTGCGGCAGGAGCTTTTATTTTAGCTTCTTGCGCAGATGGAAACAAAAAAGAAAAAGAAACAGAGAAGGCTACCGAAGATTCTGTAGCAGCCATGTCTAAAACAGACGAATACGCGAAAACAGAGCGTATGGAAGAAGAAATGGATCAAAAAGCAACTATTGTAGGAGTTGCAGCGTCAAATGATAATTTTTCTACCTTGGTGACAGCTGTTAAGGCTGCAGATTTGGTAGAAACTTTAAGCAGTGAAGGTCCTTTTACGGTATTTGCTCCAACCAACGATGCTTTTAAAAAGTTGCCAAAAGGAACTGTGGAAGGTTTATTGGCTCCAAATAAAAAATCGGATTTGGCTAATATTCTTACATACCACGTAGTTTCGGGTAAAGTAGATGCTAAAACTTTAACAGAAGCAATTAAGAGCAATAATGGTTCTTACAGTGTAGAAACTGTACAAGGTGAAAAATTAACTGCCATGGTAAAAGATGGAAAAGTGGTTTTAAAAGATGCTAAGGGAAATATGTCTACTGTGGTACAGGTAGACGTCATGGCATCCAATGGTGTAATTCACGCCATAGACGCGGTAGTAATGCCGTAA
- the nadC gene encoding carboxylating nicotinate-nucleotide diphosphorylase: protein MISKEQFQKELELIIENAIREDVGDGDHSSLACIPRNAEGKAKLLVKDKGTIAGVEFAKMVFDYVDTNLKVETLINDGQEVKQGDIVFYVQGYSQSILKAERLVLNAMQRMSAIATKTKSFVDLLEGTNTKILDTRKTTPGIRALEKWAVKIGGGENHRFALYDMIMLKDNHIDFAGGIPEAISKTKHYLKENDRDLKIIVEARNLDEVATILEAGGVYRILLDNFNFEETRKAVKLIGDQCLTESSGGINEQTIRKYAECGVNYISSGALTHSIYNMDLSLKAV from the coding sequence ATGATCTCAAAAGAACAATTTCAAAAAGAGCTTGAGTTAATAATAGAAAATGCCATCCGGGAAGATGTTGGGGATGGCGACCACAGTTCCCTTGCTTGTATACCGCGTAATGCAGAAGGAAAAGCAAAACTATTGGTAAAAGACAAAGGGACAATTGCCGGAGTGGAATTTGCCAAAATGGTTTTCGATTATGTAGATACCAATTTAAAAGTGGAGACACTCATTAACGACGGGCAAGAGGTAAAACAGGGTGATATTGTTTTTTATGTGCAAGGTTATTCTCAGTCTATTTTAAAAGCAGAAAGGCTGGTATTGAATGCCATGCAGCGTATGAGTGCTATTGCAACCAAAACTAAAAGCTTTGTGGATCTTTTGGAGGGAACCAATACCAAAATTTTAGATACTAGAAAAACGACCCCGGGCATTAGGGCTTTGGAAAAATGGGCCGTAAAAATTGGGGGAGGAGAGAATCATCGTTTTGCCTTGTACGACATGATTATGCTGAAAGACAATCATATTGATTTTGCCGGCGGAATCCCAGAGGCTATTTCGAAAACAAAACACTATTTAAAAGAAAACGATCGAGATCTTAAAATAATTGTAGAGGCTAGAAATTTAGACGAAGTAGCGACTATTTTAGAGGCTGGAGGAGTGTATCGTATATTATTGGATAACTTTAATTTTGAAGAGACTCGAAAAGCCGTAAAGTTAATAGGGGATCAATGTTTAACAGAATCTTCCGGCGGAATTAACGAGCAAACCATAAGAAAATATGCAGAATGTGGCGTAAATTACATTTCTTCAGGAGCACTTACACATTCTATTTACAATATGGATTTGAGTTTAAAAGCCGTTTAA
- a CDS encoding Crp/Fnr family transcriptional regulator produces MIRKNADLLQYITKHLLDSGEGTIARCHYQPKAVILDQKKRVSSVYILKSGLTKCYLTEDNGVDFIQEFFGAGEIFGELEAINGNLSFCCIEAINSVELYSIEISFFTQLLKNDPTFNTLILKALANKLNYTAVRHAYNQSHTLEDNLLRLIEHYPNLINEISKQDIANYLGINVRSLNRVLKGI; encoded by the coding sequence ATGATACGAAAAAACGCAGATCTCCTACAATATATCACAAAACATCTACTCGATTCTGGTGAAGGTACTATCGCTAGGTGCCATTACCAACCTAAGGCAGTGATATTGGATCAAAAGAAAAGGGTTTCTTCAGTTTATATTTTGAAAAGCGGACTCACAAAATGTTATTTGACGGAAGATAATGGCGTGGACTTTATTCAAGAATTCTTTGGTGCAGGGGAAATTTTTGGAGAGTTGGAAGCCATCAATGGGAATCTGAGTTTTTGTTGTATTGAGGCAATCAATTCCGTAGAATTGTACTCTATCGAAATCTCCTTTTTTACCCAATTGCTAAAAAACGATCCTACTTTTAATACATTAATTTTAAAAGCGCTCGCCAATAAACTCAACTATACGGCTGTTCGCCATGCGTACAACCAATCTCATACACTAGAAGATAATTTACTTCGTTTAATTGAGCATTACCCAAATTTAATAAATGAAATCTCCAAACAAGATATCGCAAACTATTTGGGTATCAATGTACGGAGCCTAAACCGGGTTTTAAAGGGAATTTAA
- a CDS encoding DUF421 domain-containing protein — protein sequence MDWIYSNSDPLLQTLGGSILIFIAVIVLTRIIGLRSFAKFTAYDFAFTIAIGSIISSTLTSSTSIAHGSVAIGGLLVLTFIFSYLQRKFPWINKLISNKPLLLMKGDTILEENLKYARIDKSQLIAKLREANVLNYDQVRAVVLESTGDISVLHVSEGSSEDLNEKILEGVREKP from the coding sequence ATGGATTGGATTTATAGCAATAGCGACCCGTTATTACAAACTTTAGGAGGAAGCATTTTAATTTTTATAGCGGTAATAGTCTTAACGCGTATTATCGGTTTGCGTTCTTTTGCAAAATTTACGGCCTACGATTTTGCATTTACCATAGCCATAGGAAGCATTATTTCTTCCACTTTAACCTCTAGTACCTCGATTGCCCATGGATCTGTAGCCATAGGAGGGTTGTTGGTGCTTACCTTTATCTTTTCCTATCTACAACGAAAGTTTCCTTGGATAAATAAGCTAATATCCAATAAGCCCTTATTATTAATGAAAGGGGATACTATTTTGGAGGAAAACTTAAAATATGCCCGAATTGATAAATCGCAACTTATAGCAAAACTCCGGGAGGCCAATGTTTTAAACTACGATCAGGTAAGAGCTGTGGTATTGGAATCTACAGGGGATATTTCTGTACTTCATGTTTCTGAAGGATCTTCCGAAGATTTAAATGAAAAAATTTTAGAAGGGGTACGTGAAAAACCCTAA
- a CDS encoding MFS transporter has protein sequence MSFLKNTLAKYNSHPIYNLKFAMVCSSSLLFSASYNMLIPELPAYLSAMGGAKYIGLIIALFTLTAGISRPFSGRLTDTVGRVPVMVFGALVCVFCGFLYPILHSVFGFLLLRLLHGFSTGFKPTATSAYIADITSQQSWGEAIGMQSLFYSTGMALGPAVGSFIKLNYSFDVLFYSSSVCAFLSMVIILNMKETLEPRKKFKWSLLKISRRDIIALEVLPAAIVTFLFYTSLGVILTLIPDWTASLGIANKGLFFIVFTISSLLVRFLSGKASDRYGRTVLIKIGLLVLAVAMVVIGLASTYLLFITGGILFGLAMGIVSPSLNAWTIDMSHKEARGKAVATMYIALEAGIGLGALFSGWYYQNRVEVIPFAMFFTAGVAVLAFIYMLKRTLVSR, from the coding sequence ATGAGCTTCCTAAAGAATACGCTGGCAAAATACAACTCGCATCCTATTTACAATCTTAAATTCGCAATGGTATGCAGTAGCTCCCTTCTTTTTTCAGCGAGTTACAATATGCTTATTCCAGAGCTCCCGGCCTATTTAAGCGCTATGGGGGGTGCCAAGTATATCGGGCTCATTATTGCATTATTTACCTTAACGGCTGGAATTTCCAGGCCCTTTAGTGGAAGACTTACCGATACTGTTGGTAGGGTTCCTGTAATGGTTTTCGGGGCGTTGGTATGTGTGTTTTGTGGATTCCTATATCCTATTTTACACTCGGTATTCGGTTTCTTGTTGCTCCGTCTGCTCCATGGATTTTCCACAGGTTTTAAGCCCACTGCGACCTCTGCATACATTGCAGACATTACCTCGCAGCAATCTTGGGGAGAAGCTATTGGTATGCAAAGTTTGTTTTACAGCACAGGAATGGCATTAGGGCCGGCAGTAGGAAGTTTTATAAAACTCAATTATTCTTTTGATGTGCTTTTTTATTCTTCTTCCGTTTGTGCCTTTTTATCAATGGTGATAATTCTTAACATGAAAGAAACCTTAGAACCGAGAAAGAAGTTTAAATGGTCGCTTTTAAAAATTTCCCGTAGGGATATCATTGCTTTGGAAGTGTTGCCGGCGGCCATTGTTACCTTCCTGTTTTACACGTCACTTGGCGTTATCTTAACGCTAATTCCAGATTGGACCGCCAGTTTAGGGATAGCCAATAAAGGTTTGTTTTTTATTGTTTTTACCATTTCTTCCCTCTTGGTAAGGTTTTTATCTGGAAAAGCTTCCGATAGGTACGGGCGAACTGTTTTAATTAAAATTGGGTTACTGGTATTGGCTGTAGCTATGGTAGTCATCGGTTTGGCGTCTACATATCTCTTATTTATAACTGGAGGAATATTGTTTGGCTTAGCCATGGGGATTGTCTCCCCCTCCTTAAATGCTTGGACGATCGATATGAGTCATAAAGAAGCTAGGGGGAAAGCGGTGGCCACCATGTATATTGCTTTGGAAGCCGGGATAGGCCTGGGAGCATTATTTTCGGGGTGGTATTATCAAAATAGGGTAGAAGTGATCCCTTTTGCAATGTTTTTTACCGCAGGGGTTGCCGTACTTGCATTTATCTATATGCTGAAGCGAACCTTAGTTTCCCGATAA
- a CDS encoding DUF2147 domain-containing protein has translation MNKKFLVTVFMAVLVGVSAQAQSVFGKWKTIDDETGKEKSIVNIYEENGKVYGKVVEILNKDRVDVVCDKCEGDKKNKKVLGMVIIEDLKKDGDEYEGGTILDPEKGKEYKCKIWVDEDNSDILNVRGYIAFLFRTQEWHRVK, from the coding sequence ATGAATAAGAAATTTTTAGTGACTGTTTTTATGGCCGTGCTAGTGGGTGTTTCAGCTCAAGCACAAAGTGTTTTTGGAAAATGGAAAACCATCGATGATGAAACCGGGAAAGAAAAATCCATCGTAAATATCTACGAAGAAAACGGAAAAGTCTATGGGAAGGTTGTAGAAATATTGAACAAAGACCGAGTAGATGTAGTGTGTGATAAATGTGAAGGGGATAAGAAAAACAAAAAAGTCCTTGGAATGGTAATTATTGAGGATTTGAAAAAAGATGGTGATGAATATGAAGGAGGTACCATTCTAGATCCTGAAAAAGGGAAAGAGTACAAATGTAAAATATGGGTGGACGAAGACAATTCCGATATTCTTAACGTTCGCGGATATATTGCATTTTTGTTTAGAACTCAAGAGTGGCATCGCGTTAAATAA
- a CDS encoding metal-dependent hydrolase translates to MDSLTQIVLGAAVGEAVLGKKIGNKAMLYGAIAGTIPDLDVIIGNFTDTVTALEMHRGFTHSILFSITFAPIFGWIVSRFESYKNIKAWSWLFFWCLLTHPLLDAFTTWGTQLFWPFDIRLAFKSIFVIDPLYTLPFLIFVVLAMFQKRTSKRRRFYNTTGLLISTTYLFLTLILKWIAFEKFEEALKVQNIEYRQIDTRPSALNTILWSANVEAKDSFLMATYSFFDTKKIQFNSYAKNHQLIAKYKENDKFERMVHISKDWYSITKKGNELYFNDLRFGLMSMEPNASDYVFQYRIDENGKGQISFTETEKDRADAKKLLKELWQRVKGN, encoded by the coding sequence ATGGATTCACTTACACAAATTGTTCTAGGTGCTGCTGTAGGAGAAGCAGTTTTAGGAAAGAAAATAGGTAATAAAGCAATGCTTTACGGCGCTATTGCTGGTACTATCCCAGATTTGGACGTTATTATAGGAAATTTTACAGATACTGTAACCGCTTTGGAAATGCATCGAGGTTTTACACACTCGATTTTATTTTCCATAACTTTTGCACCTATTTTTGGGTGGATTGTTTCCCGTTTTGAAAGTTATAAAAACATAAAAGCCTGGTCGTGGTTGTTTTTTTGGTGTTTACTTACACATCCGCTGCTGGATGCCTTTACCACCTGGGGAACGCAATTGTTTTGGCCGTTTGATATCCGTCTGGCTTTTAAATCTATTTTTGTAATCGATCCTCTCTACACCCTTCCTTTTTTAATTTTTGTGGTACTGGCCATGTTCCAAAAAAGAACCTCTAAAAGAAGACGTTTTTATAATACAACCGGACTCCTAATAAGTACAACTTATTTATTTCTGACGTTGATACTGAAATGGATTGCTTTTGAGAAATTTGAAGAAGCCTTAAAAGTTCAAAACATTGAGTATAGGCAAATCGATACCCGTCCGTCTGCCTTAAATACTATTTTATGGAGTGCAAACGTGGAAGCTAAAGATTCTTTTTTAATGGCGACTTATTCTTTTTTTGATACCAAAAAGATTCAGTTCAATTCTTATGCTAAGAACCATCAGTTGATAGCTAAATACAAGGAGAATGACAAATTTGAGCGGATGGTGCATATCTCCAAAGACTGGTACAGCATCACTAAAAAGGGTAATGAACTATATTTTAATGATTTAAGATTCGGATTAATGAGTATGGAACCTAATGCCAGTGATTATGTGTTTCAGTATAGAATAGATGAGAATGGCAAAGGGCAAATCAGTTTTACAGAAACCGAAAAAGATAGGGCAGATGCCAAAAAACTACTTAAAGAACTTTGGCAACGGGTAAAAGGAAATTGA
- a CDS encoding glutathione peroxidase — translation MKNILVLSVICLTMNLYAQKKAEMDKKTIYQFTVEDISGKEYPLKELQGHKVMIVNTASECGLTPQYEQLQELYDTYKDDGFVIIGFPANNFAGQEPGDNKEIAQFCKANYGVTFPMMSKISVKGDDMHPLYKFLTEKDRNGVENSEVAWNFQKYLIDETGHVAKVVSPKTLPTDKSVTSWIEK, via the coding sequence ATGAAAAACATTTTAGTACTAAGCGTTATTTGCTTAACAATGAATCTTTATGCACAAAAAAAAGCAGAAATGGATAAAAAAACAATTTATCAGTTTACAGTTGAAGACATCAGCGGAAAAGAATATCCACTAAAAGAACTGCAAGGACATAAGGTTATGATTGTTAATACCGCCAGCGAATGTGGCCTTACCCCACAATACGAGCAATTACAGGAATTGTATGACACCTACAAAGATGATGGTTTTGTAATCATCGGATTTCCTGCCAATAATTTTGCTGGTCAAGAACCCGGCGATAATAAGGAAATAGCTCAGTTTTGCAAGGCGAATTACGGTGTTACTTTCCCTATGATGAGTAAAATATCAGTAAAAGGAGACGATATGCATCCGCTCTATAAATTCTTAACGGAAAAAGATCGAAACGGTGTTGAAAACTCAGAGGTGGCATGGAATTTTCAGAAGTATTTAATAGACGAAACAGGTCATGTAGCCAAAGTAGTTTCACCAAAAACACTGCCTACCGATAAAAGCGTAACAAGTTGGATTGAAAAATAG
- a CDS encoding ABC-F family ATP-binding cassette domain-containing protein codes for MLSVSNLSVQFGKRVLFDEVNVTFTQGNCYGIIGANGAGKSTFLKILSGKQDPTSGHVHLEPGKRMSVLEQDHYAYDDHPVLETVLMGNKPLFAIKKEMDALYADYSDENADRIGELQVQFEEMNGWNADSDAAALLSNLGISEDLHYSLMSDLDGKQKVRVLLAQALFGNPDVLIMDEPTNDLDFETISWLENFLANYDNTVIVVSHDRHFLDAVCTSIADIDFGKLNLYSGNYTFWYESSQLAARQRAQQNKKAEEKAKELNEFIQRFSANVAKSKQATSRKKMLEKLKVDDIKPSSRRYPAIIFEREREAGDQILNIEGLSASIDGETLFKGVDINLAKGDKVAIISKDSRATTAFYEIINDNLKPDSGKFQWGITTTQAYLPSDNSSFFDNDDTLVDWLRQYAKTEEEREEVFVRGFLGKMLFSGEEALKTGRVLSGGEKVRCMLSRMMMIRGNVLMLDEPTNHLDLESITAFNNSLKKFPGTIMLTSHDHEFTQTIANRIIELTPNGTIDRYLSFDDYMSDASIKEQRSKMYS; via the coding sequence ATGTTATCAGTTTCTAATTTATCTGTACAATTTGGGAAAAGAGTGTTGTTTGATGAAGTGAATGTTACCTTTACCCAAGGGAATTGTTACGGAATTATTGGTGCCAATGGAGCCGGAAAATCTACATTTTTAAAAATATTATCAGGAAAACAAGATCCAACCAGTGGTCATGTTCATTTAGAGCCAGGAAAACGTATGTCGGTTTTAGAACAGGATCACTATGCGTACGATGACCACCCTGTATTAGAAACCGTTTTAATGGGTAATAAACCGCTATTTGCTATTAAAAAGGAAATGGATGCGTTGTATGCTGATTATTCTGACGAGAATGCAGATAGAATAGGGGAGTTGCAAGTTCAATTTGAGGAGATGAATGGTTGGAATGCAGATAGTGATGCAGCCGCCTTGTTGTCTAACCTTGGAATCTCGGAAGATTTGCACTACAGTTTAATGAGCGATCTAGATGGAAAGCAAAAAGTACGAGTGCTCTTGGCGCAAGCGCTTTTTGGGAACCCAGATGTACTAATTATGGATGAGCCTACCAATGACTTGGATTTTGAAACAATTTCATGGTTGGAAAATTTCTTGGCCAATTACGACAACACAGTGATCGTGGTGTCTCACGACCGTCACTTCCTGGATGCGGTTTGTACAAGCATTGCCGATATTGACTTTGGAAAACTAAACCTGTACAGTGGTAACTATACTTTCTGGTACGAAAGTAGTCAACTTGCGGCCCGACAAAGAGCGCAACAAAACAAAAAAGCTGAGGAAAAAGCAAAAGAATTGAATGAATTTATCCAGCGATTTAGTGCGAACGTAGCAAAAAGTAAGCAAGCTACTTCCCGTAAAAAAATGTTGGAAAAATTGAAAGTAGACGATATAAAACCATCCAGTAGACGTTATCCTGCTATTATTTTTGAGCGCGAACGCGAAGCTGGTGACCAAATTTTAAATATTGAAGGCCTTTCGGCAAGCATCGATGGTGAGACCTTATTTAAAGGTGTAGACATTAACTTGGCAAAGGGAGATAAAGTAGCCATTATTTCAAAAGATTCAAGGGCTACCACTGCTTTTTATGAAATTATAAACGATAATCTTAAACCAGATTCAGGAAAATTTCAATGGGGAATTACCACAACCCAAGCTTACTTGCCATCAGACAATTCTTCGTTTTTTGACAATGATGATACGTTGGTAGATTGGTTGCGCCAATATGCTAAAACGGAAGAAGAAAGAGAAGAAGTTTTTGTACGTGGATTTTTAGGTAAAATGCTTTTTAGTGGAGAAGAAGCTTTAAAAACAGGGCGCGTACTTTCTGGGGGGGAAAAAGTTCGTTGTATGTTGAGTAGAATGATGATGATACGAGGGAATGTTTTAATGTTGGACGAACCTACCAACCATTTGGATTTGGAAAGTATTACCGCATTCAACAATTCCCTAAAAAAGTTTCCGGGAACCATAATGCTTACTTCCCATGACCATGAGTTTACGCAAACCATTGCCAATAGAATTATTGAGCTTACACCAAATGGAACCATAGATCGCTATTTGTCTTTTGATGATTATATGAGCGATGCCAGCATTAAAGAGCAGCGTTCGAAAATGTACTCTTAA
- a CDS encoding helix-turn-helix transcriptional regulator encodes MSYNQSAMLDSTLKKFDRIVAILIQLQSKRIVKAQDLADRFQVSLRTIYRDIRTLETSGVPIVSEAGIGYSLMEGYRLPPVMFTKEEAGSFIAAEKLMQQYTDASLGAYFEAAMFKIKAVLRGSEKDWIDALESQITIKASHELFNKEIPNALEILFESIAEKKQVFLTYEALLAQEYTQRYIEPVGIFNENSFWYIMAYCHLRRAYRQFRTDRIQQIKRTEKLFTKEHEPLDAYLPREKEDEKTTIVIRVDKQVAMHLKHNCSYYGLISEEIMGDEVEMVFKTSDIENGFARWYLMFADYATILKPLSLKNRVKEIVNQAQERLL; translated from the coding sequence TTGTCTTACAACCAATCCGCCATGTTAGACAGTACCCTTAAAAAATTCGATCGAATTGTTGCTATTCTCATTCAATTGCAATCTAAAAGGATTGTAAAAGCACAAGACCTTGCCGATAGATTTCAAGTAAGTTTAAGAACCATTTACAGGGATATACGTACTTTGGAAACTTCGGGAGTGCCCATAGTAAGTGAAGCCGGAATAGGCTATAGTCTTATGGAAGGTTACCGATTGCCTCCAGTGATGTTTACCAAGGAAGAAGCTGGTAGTTTTATCGCAGCGGAAAAATTAATGCAACAATATACCGATGCTTCCCTCGGGGCTTATTTTGAAGCCGCTATGTTTAAAATTAAAGCAGTTTTACGAGGAAGTGAGAAAGATTGGATCGACGCTCTAGAATCACAAATAACCATCAAAGCATCCCATGAACTTTTCAATAAGGAAATCCCTAATGCCCTAGAAATACTTTTTGAAAGTATAGCAGAAAAGAAACAGGTCTTTCTAACATATGAAGCCCTACTTGCACAAGAGTATACCCAAAGATATATAGAGCCCGTAGGGATATTTAATGAAAACAGTTTTTGGTATATTATGGCCTACTGCCATTTAAGAAGAGCTTATAGACAATTTAGGACGGATAGAATACAACAGATAAAACGTACAGAAAAACTATTTACCAAAGAACACGAACCGCTGGATGCTTATCTTCCACGAGAAAAAGAAGATGAAAAAACCACTATTGTAATAAGGGTGGACAAACAGGTGGCAATGCACCTAAAGCATAATTGCAGCTATTACGGCTTGATTTCAGAAGAAATAATGGGAGATGAAGTAGAAATGGTTTTTAAGACTTCGGATATAGAAAACGGATTTGCACGCTGGTATTTAATGTTTGCCGATTATGCCACCATACTGAAGCCACTAAGTTTAAAAAATCGTGTAAAAGAAATAGTAAACCAAGCGCAGGAGCGACTGTTGTAA